A region of Pyxidicoccus parkwaysis DNA encodes the following proteins:
- the uvrC gene encoding excinuclease ABC subunit UvrC: MDAKLQEKLDALPTEPGVYLMKDRRGQIIYVGKAVNLRNRVRSYFTRTGDTRVFVSLLDQLLGDLETVLVHNEKEALLLENELIKKHKPRFNVLLKDDKQFISLRLDRTQTYPRLEVVRKYERDGARYFGPYSSAGAIRETLRIINRYFHLRTCTDHVLANRKRPCLLYQIGRCPAPCVHPVPEDEYRRSVDEVGMFLEGKANELVEGLRLRMKRASQELKFEEAARLRDQLSAIERSLERQKVATTDFKDQDVFALHREGDRILFYVLWVRQGRLNGGQAFPFGSQEFPDAELLSSFVNLYYDQGSFVPEEVLLPLDPDDGTEGLEALLSERKGERVRIAVPKRGEKHDLVMMAAKNAEQAFVERRRTKDETDNVLSRLQQRLGLRNFPRRMECFDISHFQGSAIVASQVAVTDGEADKSRYRKYKIKTLEKQDDFASMYEVVTRRLKRGLEDNDLPDLLVIDGGKGQLASAHAAMKDLGVDSVDVVGLAKSRDLEVFDRDAESAKSPERVFVVGRKDPIVLQQNSAEMFMLTRMRDEAHRFAITFQKQVLRKSRVRSALEDIPGVGEARRKMLLRHFGSLKRVSEATIEELAEVVGPAVAERVHAGLHGHPEEDAEDPVRQASLDDASEPVNEKSQGGSPPGAA, translated from the coding sequence ATGGACGCGAAGCTTCAAGAGAAGCTCGACGCACTGCCCACCGAGCCCGGCGTGTACCTGATGAAGGACCGCCGCGGGCAGATCATCTACGTGGGCAAGGCCGTCAACCTGCGCAACCGCGTGCGCTCATATTTCACGCGCACCGGGGACACGCGCGTCTTCGTGTCGCTCCTGGATCAGCTCCTGGGCGATTTGGAGACGGTGCTCGTCCACAACGAGAAGGAGGCGCTGCTCCTCGAGAACGAGCTCATCAAGAAGCACAAGCCGCGCTTCAACGTCCTGCTCAAGGATGACAAGCAGTTCATCTCCTTGCGGTTGGACCGGACGCAGACGTATCCGCGCCTGGAGGTGGTGCGGAAGTACGAGCGCGACGGCGCGCGCTACTTCGGCCCGTACTCCAGCGCGGGCGCCATCCGCGAGACATTGCGCATCATCAACCGCTACTTCCACCTGCGCACCTGCACGGACCATGTGCTGGCCAATCGCAAGCGGCCGTGTCTGCTGTATCAGATTGGCCGCTGTCCCGCGCCGTGCGTGCACCCCGTCCCCGAGGACGAGTACCGCCGCAGCGTGGACGAGGTGGGGATGTTCCTGGAGGGCAAGGCCAACGAGCTGGTGGAAGGCCTGCGCCTGCGCATGAAGCGCGCGTCCCAGGAGCTGAAGTTCGAGGAGGCCGCGCGGCTGAGAGACCAGCTCAGTGCCATTGAACGCAGCCTGGAGCGGCAGAAGGTGGCCACCACGGACTTCAAGGACCAGGACGTCTTCGCCCTCCACCGCGAAGGGGACCGCATCCTGTTCTACGTCCTCTGGGTGCGGCAGGGCCGCCTCAACGGCGGACAGGCCTTCCCCTTCGGCAGCCAGGAGTTCCCCGACGCGGAGCTGCTGTCGTCCTTCGTCAACCTCTACTACGACCAGGGCAGCTTCGTGCCGGAGGAGGTGCTGCTGCCGTTGGATCCGGACGACGGGACGGAGGGCCTGGAGGCGCTGCTCTCCGAGCGCAAGGGCGAGCGCGTGCGGATTGCGGTGCCCAAGCGCGGCGAGAAGCACGACCTGGTGATGATGGCCGCCAAGAATGCCGAGCAGGCCTTCGTGGAGCGCCGCCGCACCAAGGACGAGACGGACAACGTGCTGTCGCGCCTCCAGCAGCGGCTGGGCCTGCGCAACTTCCCGCGCCGCATGGAGTGCTTCGACATCTCGCACTTCCAGGGCTCGGCCATTGTCGCCTCGCAGGTGGCGGTGACGGACGGCGAGGCCGACAAGTCGCGCTACCGGAAGTACAAAATCAAGACGCTGGAGAAGCAGGACGACTTCGCCAGCATGTACGAAGTCGTGACGCGCAGGCTCAAGCGCGGGCTGGAGGACAATGACCTGCCCGACCTGCTCGTCATCGACGGTGGCAAGGGACAGCTCGCCAGCGCGCACGCGGCCATGAAGGATTTGGGCGTGGACTCGGTGGACGTGGTGGGCCTCGCCAAGAGCCGGGACCTGGAGGTCTTCGACCGGGACGCGGAGAGCGCGAAGAGCCCCGAGCGCGTCTTCGTGGTGGGGCGGAAGGACCCCATCGTCCTTCAACAGAACTCCGCGGAGATGTTCATGCTCACGCGGATGCGGGACGAGGCGCACCGCTTCGCCATCACCTTCCAGAAGCAGGTGCTGCGCAAGAGTCGGGTTCGCTCGGCCCTGGAGGACATTCCCGGGGTGGGCGAGGCGCGGCGGAAGATGCTGCTGCGCCACTTCGGTTCACTCAAGCGGGTGTCGGAGGCCACCATCGAGGAATTGGCGGAGGTGGTGGGGCCCGCGGTGGCCGAGCGGGTCCATGCGGGCCTCCACGGGCACCCCGAGGAGGACGCGGAGGACCCCGTACGTCAGGCGTCCCTGGACGACGCGAGCGAGCCGGTGAACGAAAAATCGCAGGGAGGGTCGCCACCCGGTGCGGCGTGA
- the uvrB gene encoding excinuclease ABC subunit UvrB, translating into MPDFQIVSDHKPEGDQPRAIGELTEGVLRGDRYQTLLGVTGSGKTFTMANVIANVKRPALVIAHNKTLAAQLYGEFKALFPNNAVEYFVSYYDYYQPEAYVPSTDTFIEKDSSINDNIERMRHSATHSLRTRDDVIIVASVSCIYGLGAARSYVDLAVRAGVGEEMGRDTFMRRLVEAQYERNDLDFHRGTFRARGDTVEVFPAYEEERAVRISFFGDEVEKITEFDPLRGVTLGALDKIVIFPASHYVAGEDVRKRALQTIRDELTEQLQLFKKEGKLLEAQRLEQRTMFDLEMIEQVGYCSGIENYSRHFSGRAPGEPPPCLIDYFPRNLLVLIDESHQTVPQIGAMYRGDRARKETLVSFGFRMPSALDNRPLKFGEFEELVPQSVFVSATPSEYELQKSQGVVVEQIIRPTGLIDPEVETRPVGNQVDDLLEEVRLRVARQERVLVTTLTKRMAEDLTEYFADVGVRVRYLHSDIDAIERMAIIRDLRKGEFDVLVGINLLREGLDIPEVSLVAILDADKEGFLRSHVSLIQTIGRAARNLNGRVIMYADNVTDSMKKALEETTRRRDIQKKYNQEHGITPRSVKSNITDLTEHSAYDASDAGALPMAAEGEDDVLQPKEIKRLIEEFTKDMLAAADEMQFEKAAEYRDKVQLLKDMDLGLKPASRSLLKAPAKKQEEEPARGRGKGRGRGGAGARARGRR; encoded by the coding sequence ATGCCGGACTTCCAGATCGTCAGTGACCACAAGCCCGAGGGCGACCAGCCGAGGGCCATTGGAGAGCTCACGGAGGGCGTCCTGCGGGGCGACCGCTACCAGACTCTCCTGGGCGTCACGGGCTCGGGCAAGACCTTCACCATGGCGAACGTCATCGCCAACGTGAAGCGCCCCGCGCTGGTCATCGCCCACAACAAGACGCTGGCCGCTCAGCTCTACGGCGAGTTCAAGGCGCTCTTCCCGAACAACGCCGTCGAGTACTTCGTCTCGTACTACGACTACTACCAGCCCGAGGCCTACGTCCCGTCGACGGACACCTTCATCGAGAAGGACTCGTCCATCAACGACAACATCGAGCGGATGCGCCACTCGGCCACCCACTCGCTGCGCACGCGCGACGACGTCATCATCGTGGCCAGCGTGTCCTGCATCTACGGCCTCGGCGCGGCCCGCAGCTACGTGGACCTCGCGGTGCGCGCAGGCGTGGGCGAGGAGATGGGCCGCGACACCTTCATGCGCCGGCTGGTGGAGGCGCAGTACGAGCGCAACGACCTCGACTTCCACCGCGGCACCTTCCGCGCGCGCGGCGACACCGTCGAGGTGTTCCCCGCGTACGAGGAGGAGCGCGCTGTCCGCATCTCCTTCTTCGGTGACGAGGTGGAGAAAATCACCGAGTTCGACCCGCTGCGCGGCGTGACGCTGGGCGCGTTGGACAAAATCGTCATCTTCCCCGCCAGCCACTACGTGGCCGGTGAGGACGTGCGCAAGCGCGCGCTGCAGACCATCCGCGACGAGCTGACCGAGCAGCTCCAGCTCTTCAAGAAGGAGGGCAAGCTGCTGGAGGCTCAGCGGCTGGAGCAGCGCACCATGTTCGACCTCGAGATGATTGAACAGGTCGGCTACTGCAGCGGCATCGAGAACTACTCGCGCCACTTCTCCGGACGCGCGCCCGGTGAGCCGCCGCCGTGTCTCATCGACTACTTCCCGCGCAACCTGCTGGTGCTCATCGACGAGAGCCACCAGACGGTGCCTCAGATTGGCGCCATGTATCGCGGCGACCGCGCGCGCAAGGAGACGCTGGTCAGCTTCGGCTTCCGCATGCCCAGCGCCCTCGACAACCGCCCGCTGAAGTTCGGCGAGTTCGAGGAGTTGGTGCCCCAGTCCGTCTTCGTCTCCGCGACGCCGTCCGAGTACGAGTTGCAGAAGTCCCAGGGCGTGGTGGTGGAGCAGATCATCCGTCCCACCGGTCTCATCGACCCCGAGGTGGAGACGCGCCCCGTGGGCAACCAGGTGGACGATTTGCTGGAGGAGGTGCGCCTGCGCGTGGCCCGCCAGGAGCGCGTGCTGGTGACGACGCTCACCAAGCGCATGGCGGAGGACCTCACCGAGTACTTCGCCGACGTGGGCGTGCGCGTGCGCTACCTGCACTCGGACATCGACGCCATCGAGCGCATGGCCATCATCCGTGACTTGCGAAAAGGCGAGTTCGACGTGCTGGTGGGCATCAACCTCCTGCGCGAGGGCCTGGACATTCCCGAGGTGTCGCTGGTGGCCATCCTCGACGCGGACAAGGAGGGCTTCCTGCGCAGCCACGTGTCGCTCATCCAGACCATCGGCCGCGCGGCCCGCAACCTGAATGGCCGCGTCATCATGTACGCGGACAACGTCACCGACTCGATGAAGAAGGCGCTGGAGGAGACGACGCGCCGCCGCGACATCCAGAAGAAGTACAACCAGGAGCACGGCATCACCCCGCGCTCCGTCAAGAGCAACATCACCGACCTGACCGAGCACTCCGCCTACGACGCGTCCGACGCGGGCGCGCTGCCCATGGCCGCCGAGGGCGAGGACGATGTCCTCCAGCCCAAGGAGATAAAGCGGCTCATCGAGGAGTTCACCAAGGACATGCTCGCCGCCGCGGACGAGATGCAGTTCGAGAAGGCGGCCGAGTACCGCGACAAGGTGCAGCTCCTCAAGGACATGGACCTGGGGCTCAAGCCCGCGTCACGCTCGCTGTTGAAGGCGCCCGCGAAGAAGCAGGAGGAGGAGCCGGCGCGGGGCCGAGGCAAGGGGCGGGGACGTGGAGGCGCGGGCGCACGGGCCCGGGGCCGCCGGTAG
- a CDS encoding M28 family metallopeptidase, whose protein sequence is MTRLVSLLLALCAVPALAQRTPLVTAAEKAASEAIVPDVLRAHVRFLSHDLLEGRGPGTRGDALGQAYIASQLEALGLKPAGSDGTYLQQFDLVGINSHPKSLSFRAPRGTADLEFHKDFIAVSGVQEPEAKLEESELVFVGYGIQAPEYDWDDFKGMDLRGKTLLILNNDPEDDPKLFAGRTRLWYGRWDYKYEQAAKVGAAGAIIIHTTPSAGYPWQVVQTSWTGEQFELPATSGPRVQVKAWTTEDATRRVLQLAGQDLDTLRAAAQKRDFQPVPLGVKVSTRFASEVRRRPTANVLALLPGSDAKLSQEVVLYSAHHDHLGMKAGGQPGEDTIYNGALDNAAGVAAMLAVAKAFRELPQPPRRSILFAAVAAEEQGLLGSQYLAEHPPVPAGRVAANINIDGANIHGRTRDLTVIGLGKSNLDAVITALAKTQGRVVKADQLSDRGFFYRSDQFNFAKRGIPAAYFGSGMDFIGRPEGWGKQQREAWEAKHYHQPSDELRPEWDFSGAVEDVRLFFLLGANVARAPDMPRWNRGDEFEAARQESLEALKSSGAAR, encoded by the coding sequence ATGACGCGCCTGGTGTCCCTGCTCCTCGCCCTCTGTGCCGTCCCCGCGCTCGCGCAGCGCACGCCGCTCGTGACTGCCGCGGAGAAGGCCGCGTCCGAGGCCATCGTCCCGGACGTGCTGCGCGCCCACGTGCGCTTCCTCTCGCATGACCTGCTGGAGGGGCGCGGGCCCGGCACGCGCGGAGACGCGCTGGGGCAGGCGTACATCGCCTCGCAGCTCGAGGCGCTCGGGCTGAAGCCCGCGGGCTCGGACGGCACGTACCTCCAGCAGTTTGATTTGGTGGGCATCAACAGCCACCCGAAGAGCCTGTCGTTCCGCGCGCCGCGGGGCACGGCGGACCTGGAGTTCCACAAGGACTTCATCGCCGTCTCCGGCGTGCAGGAGCCCGAGGCGAAGCTGGAGGAGTCGGAGCTCGTCTTCGTGGGCTACGGCATCCAGGCTCCCGAGTACGACTGGGACGACTTCAAGGGGATGGACCTGCGCGGCAAGACGCTGCTCATCCTCAACAATGACCCCGAGGACGACCCCAAGCTCTTCGCGGGCCGCACGCGGCTCTGGTACGGCCGCTGGGATTACAAGTACGAGCAGGCCGCGAAGGTGGGCGCGGCGGGCGCCATCATCATCCACACCACGCCCAGCGCGGGCTACCCGTGGCAGGTCGTGCAGACGTCGTGGACCGGTGAGCAGTTCGAGTTGCCCGCCACCAGCGGCCCGCGCGTGCAGGTGAAGGCGTGGACCACCGAGGACGCCACGCGCCGCGTGTTGCAGCTCGCGGGGCAGGATTTGGACACGCTCCGCGCCGCCGCGCAGAAGCGCGACTTCCAGCCCGTGCCGCTCGGCGTGAAGGTGTCCACGCGCTTCGCCAGCGAGGTGCGCCGCAGGCCCACCGCGAACGTGCTGGCCCTGCTGCCCGGCAGCGACGCGAAGCTGTCCCAGGAAGTGGTGCTCTACAGCGCGCACCATGACCACCTCGGCATGAAGGCGGGCGGGCAGCCGGGCGAGGACACCATCTACAACGGCGCGCTCGACAACGCGGCCGGCGTGGCCGCGATGCTCGCGGTGGCGAAGGCCTTCCGCGAGCTGCCCCAGCCTCCGCGCCGCTCCATCCTCTTCGCCGCCGTGGCCGCGGAGGAGCAGGGCCTGCTGGGCTCGCAGTACCTCGCCGAGCACCCGCCCGTGCCTGCCGGCCGCGTCGCCGCCAACATCAACATCGACGGCGCCAACATCCACGGCCGCACCCGCGACCTCACCGTCATCGGGCTGGGCAAGTCCAACCTGGACGCCGTCATCACCGCCCTCGCGAAGACGCAGGGCCGCGTGGTGAAGGCGGACCAGCTCTCCGACCGCGGCTTCTTCTACCGCTCGGACCAGTTCAACTTCGCGAAGCGCGGCATTCCCGCCGCGTACTTCGGCAGCGGCATGGACTTCATCGGCCGGCCGGAGGGGTGGGGCAAGCAGCAGCGCGAGGCGTGGGAGGCGAAGCACTACCACCAGCCCTCCGACGAGCTGCGTCCGGAGTGGGACTTCTCCGGCGCCGTGGAGGACGTGCGTCTGTTCTTCCTGCTGGGCGCCAATGTCGCCCGCGCGCCGGACATGCCGCGCTGGAACAGGGGCGACGAGTTCGAGGCCGCCCGCCAGGAGTCCCTGGAGGCGCTGAAGTCCAGCGGCGCGGCGCGGTAG
- the cysS gene encoding cysteine--tRNA ligase, which produces MTSPSIRLFNTMTMQKELLEPATPGEVGVYVCGPTTYSYIHIGNARTFTSFDVVVRYLRHRGFKVRYVRNYTDVDDKIIKAAAETGEAPVALAARYVEIFREDARALHLLEPDVSPKVSEHITEIVDIIRKLVDKGHAYESQGDVYFSVSSDPDYAKLSKRHLDELCVGERVQPGEQKREPLDFALWKAAKPGEPSWDSPWGKGRPGWHIECSAMSAKYLGETFDIHGGALDLIFPHHENEIAQSESANDKPFAKYWMHCGFLDLEGAKMSKSLGNVVRLRDALAKVDPEALRFFFLSTHYRHPLHFNDKALADAEVRMEYFYETLRKVDDRVAGKDFGKGPLHGEPHRFFTEFEAAMDDDFNTAGALGALSGLFVLMNELVDKPPVKDKPLVGRTLQALREDVRRVSGVLGLFEDDAGQWLLRRRDRAVRERGIDVAEVDRLLAERTAARAAKDFAAADRVRTTLKEKGVEIMDTPAGTTWKVAP; this is translated from the coding sequence GTGACCTCGCCATCCATCCGGCTCTTCAACACGATGACCATGCAGAAGGAGCTGCTGGAGCCCGCCACCCCTGGCGAGGTCGGTGTCTATGTGTGTGGACCTACCACGTACAGCTACATCCATATCGGCAACGCCCGCACCTTCACCTCCTTCGACGTGGTGGTGCGCTACCTCCGCCACCGGGGGTTCAAGGTCCGGTACGTCCGCAACTACACGGACGTGGATGACAAAATCATCAAGGCCGCCGCCGAGACGGGCGAGGCCCCGGTGGCGCTGGCCGCGCGCTACGTCGAAATCTTCCGTGAGGACGCCCGCGCCCTGCACCTGCTGGAGCCGGACGTCTCGCCGAAGGTGAGCGAGCACATCACCGAAATCGTCGACATCATCCGCAAGCTCGTGGACAAGGGCCACGCGTACGAGTCGCAGGGCGACGTGTACTTCTCCGTCAGCAGCGACCCGGACTACGCGAAGCTCTCCAAGCGCCACCTCGACGAGCTCTGCGTGGGAGAGCGCGTCCAGCCGGGCGAGCAGAAGCGCGAGCCGCTCGATTTCGCGCTGTGGAAGGCGGCCAAGCCGGGCGAGCCCTCGTGGGACAGCCCCTGGGGCAAGGGCCGGCCGGGCTGGCACATCGAGTGCTCGGCGATGAGCGCGAAGTACCTGGGCGAGACATTCGACATCCATGGCGGGGCGCTGGACCTCATCTTCCCCCACCACGAAAACGAGATTGCCCAGAGCGAGTCCGCCAACGACAAGCCCTTCGCCAAGTACTGGATGCACTGCGGCTTCCTGGACCTCGAAGGCGCGAAGATGTCCAAGTCGCTGGGCAACGTGGTGCGCCTGCGCGACGCATTGGCCAAGGTGGACCCGGAGGCCCTGCGCTTCTTCTTCCTCTCCACGCACTACCGCCACCCGCTGCACTTCAACGACAAGGCGCTGGCGGACGCGGAAGTACGCATGGAGTACTTCTACGAGACGCTGCGCAAGGTGGACGACCGCGTGGCGGGCAAGGACTTCGGCAAGGGGCCGCTCCACGGAGAGCCGCACCGCTTCTTCACCGAGTTCGAAGCGGCCATGGACGACGACTTCAACACCGCGGGCGCACTCGGCGCGCTGTCCGGCCTCTTCGTGCTGATGAACGAGTTGGTGGACAAGCCGCCGGTGAAGGACAAGCCGCTGGTGGGCCGCACGCTCCAGGCGCTGCGTGAGGACGTGCGCCGCGTGTCCGGAGTGCTCGGCCTCTTCGAGGACGACGCGGGCCAGTGGCTCCTGCGCCGCCGAGACAGGGCGGTGCGTGAGCGCGGCATCGACGTGGCGGAGGTCGACCGGCTGCTCGCCGAGCGGACCGCCGCGCGCGCCGCGAAGGACTTCGCCGCGGCGGACCGGGTGCGCACGACGCTGAAGGAGAAGGGCGTGGAAATCATGGACACGCCTGCTGGGACGACGTGGAAGGTGGCCCCGTAG
- a CDS encoding FHA domain-containing protein, with protein MAPPNPKRPPRPPRPPGTQAPKDSDVELPFDDDEVDPLRADDPRPQRVPQYPAGSRRSRRQGSEHASHDRELAPRFDWSHEYSDPGHPPAFLYVERGPGLGQLVPVKQGSLVMGRSSSSDLRLQHPSISRRHAQLTRRADRFYLKDLSSQNGTFLNRNRVTTEVEVQPGDEVSMGNALLRLRGPGGTPALGVPAVTATTTVPDGGRKKGPGTLGVAIIAAVLGSAVAALVTGIAVGLGGDDAEAPAKSPTKSVTQLASMEPELAAVSTAGQTPTGSAASASGSQVAAPTGVPSGTGTGAQQTAANPEAAERASGTEVQTPRIRIEVTPGPSASDVARGVARASVAKLERSEAATSAHDVATRPGTSAEADVLKRYEAGEVSVARERARAAQLHSLYTQLARFENAEAEFHKALLKQDLPRAITQLTTAVTVDEALAAGRSRHGPQLRKQLADLHVQAGTAHGRAGRVDAARASFEQALKYDAGHREAREQLEKLSPSAAP; from the coding sequence ATGGCTCCACCGAATCCCAAGCGCCCGCCGCGCCCTCCCCGTCCGCCGGGCACGCAGGCGCCGAAGGACTCCGACGTGGAGCTCCCCTTCGATGACGACGAGGTGGACCCCCTGAGGGCTGACGACCCGCGCCCGCAGCGCGTGCCGCAGTACCCGGCGGGTTCGCGCCGCAGCCGGCGGCAGGGAAGCGAGCACGCGAGCCATGACCGCGAGCTGGCCCCGCGCTTCGACTGGTCGCACGAGTACTCGGACCCCGGCCACCCGCCCGCCTTTCTGTACGTCGAGCGAGGGCCCGGCCTGGGCCAGCTCGTGCCGGTGAAGCAGGGCTCGCTGGTGATGGGGCGCTCGTCATCCTCGGACCTGCGGTTGCAGCACCCGTCCATCAGCCGCCGCCATGCACAGCTCACGCGGCGCGCGGACCGCTTCTACCTGAAGGACTTGAGCAGCCAGAACGGCACGTTCCTCAACCGCAACCGCGTCACCACCGAGGTGGAGGTGCAGCCGGGGGACGAGGTCTCCATGGGCAACGCGCTGCTGCGGCTGCGCGGCCCGGGAGGAACGCCGGCACTGGGCGTGCCCGCCGTCACCGCCACCACGACGGTTCCGGATGGCGGCAGGAAGAAGGGGCCCGGCACGCTCGGCGTGGCCATCATCGCGGCGGTGCTGGGCTCGGCCGTCGCGGCGCTCGTCACGGGCATCGCGGTGGGGCTCGGCGGCGACGACGCTGAAGCACCCGCGAAGAGTCCCACGAAGTCCGTCACGCAGCTGGCCTCGATGGAGCCCGAGCTCGCGGCCGTGAGCACCGCGGGCCAGACGCCGACGGGTTCGGCGGCGAGTGCTTCGGGTAGCCAGGTCGCGGCGCCCACCGGAGTGCCTTCGGGCACCGGGACTGGAGCACAGCAGACGGCGGCGAATCCCGAGGCGGCCGAGCGTGCGAGCGGCACCGAGGTGCAGACGCCTCGCATCCGCATCGAGGTGACTCCGGGGCCGAGTGCCTCGGACGTGGCGCGCGGAGTGGCGCGCGCTTCGGTGGCGAAGCTGGAGCGCTCCGAAGCAGCGACTTCCGCGCACGACGTGGCGACGCGGCCAGGCACGTCCGCGGAGGCGGACGTGCTGAAGCGCTACGAGGCGGGCGAGGTGTCCGTGGCTCGCGAGCGGGCCCGGGCGGCGCAGCTCCATTCGCTGTACACGCAGCTGGCGCGCTTCGAGAACGCCGAGGCCGAGTTCCACAAGGCGCTGTTGAAGCAGGACCTGCCGCGCGCCATCACCCAGCTCACCACGGCGGTGACGGTGGACGAGGCCCTCGCGGCGGGCCGCAGCCGGCATGGCCCGCAGCTCCGAAAGCAACTGGCGGACCTGCACGTGCAGGCGGGCACGGCGCACGGCAGGGCCGGCCGGGTGGACGCGGCCCGCGCGTCCTTCGAGCAGGCGCTGAAGTACGACGCCGGCCACCGCGAGGCCCGCGAGCAACTCGAGAAGCTCAGCCCTTCCGCAGCCCCCTGA
- a CDS encoding CarD family transcriptional regulator, with protein MQTSFKTGDKAVYPGQGVGEVMGIEHTEVAGQRQSFYVLRILENGMRIMIPINKVGSVGLREIISEEDVKQVYSILKEKDISVDSTTWNRRYREYMEKIKTGSVFEIAEVLRDLYLLKGDKDLSFGERKMLDTARSLLIKELSLAKDCSEEEIESDLKKIFNLA; from the coding sequence GTGCAGACCAGCTTCAAGACTGGTGACAAGGCGGTCTATCCGGGCCAGGGCGTCGGTGAGGTGATGGGTATCGAGCACACCGAGGTGGCCGGGCAGCGCCAGTCCTTCTACGTGCTGCGCATCCTCGAGAACGGGATGCGGATCATGATCCCGATCAACAAGGTCGGGTCGGTCGGCCTCCGGGAGATCATCAGCGAGGAGGACGTCAAGCAGGTCTACTCCATCCTCAAGGAGAAGGACATCTCGGTCGACTCCACGACGTGGAACCGTCGCTACCGGGAGTACATGGAGAAGATCAAGACGGGCTCCGTCTTCGAGATCGCCGAAGTGCTGCGCGACCTCTACCTCCTGAAGGGCGACAAGGACCTGTCCTTCGGCGAGCGGAAGATGCTCGACACGGCCCGCTCGCTGCTCATCAAGGAGCTGTCGCTGGCCAAGGACTGCTCCGAGGAAGAGATCGAGTCGGACCTGAAGAAGATCTTCAACCTCGCCTGA